GGTGGCAGAGTGGTCATGCAGCGGACTGCAACTCCGTGGACGCCGGTTCGATTCCGACCTCCGCCTCCAAATTTGGTAAAGCCCGGGTGGTGAAATAGGTAGACACAGGGGATTTAAAATCCCCCGCCCTCAAAGCGTGCCGGTTCGAGTCCGGCCCCGGGCACCATCTTCAATTACTGAATATGGTGCCATAAAGAATCCAGCGTAAGCTGGTTTTTTTATGCCTAAAAAAAGGGCTACTATGTAACCCTCTATTTTTTAATTTTAAGCCGTCTTTTGACCTTGTTTTAACGGCATCAAATTCAGATCCAATACAATATCGTTTTGTCTACTTGAATCTATCTGATATTCGGTATTTTTAATTGAATCTACAAATCTCCACTCAGAATGAACTTGCGCCTGATCTAGAGTAACCAACAAGTATCCTCGTTGATTTAAATTACAATAAACCAATTCATCAATTAATGTAGTAAAAGCAAATTCAAACTGTTGAAGCTGAGTCAGTGGAATACTTAAATATTTTTCCAAACCTGGAGACGATACAGAACTCGTCGCTAATTCAACTCCAACATATTTCCCTTTCTGGCTATATAAATAAGATGCCCATGCATTATGTGTATCCCCGGCTAACACAATGATCTTTTTATTAAACTCTGCCAATTTATCGTACACAAACTCTCGCTCAGCATAGTAACCATCCCAAGCATCGAGATTATATGGTGAAACCGTCATAATTCTTGCTTTTTCTTGGGCTGTTAATGTCGGATCATTTTGTTGTAAACGAAGTTTTAAAGCGACCAACTCGGTAATTTGTGCATTCATCTTAGCAAGCGCCTCAGGCGAAGTTCCTCCTGAAGTAATTTGCCCTAAAGACGCCAACAACTCAGCTGGAATCCACATTTTACTCATTAAAACTTGCTGCCCTACTACATTCCATGTTGCTGTAGATTGCTTTAATTTATCGACCAACCAATCTCTTTGCGTATATCCCATCAAAGTACGCACCGGATTAGTTAAATCTGCCTGAAACTTTGCAATATCCAAACCTGTAGTTGTCATGTAGTCTGCATATGCAAGCTGCTTATCACGCGCAATAATACGCGTATCTAGCATGGTTAACTGAACAAGAGAGCCAAAATTAAACTGGCGATAAATATTTAAATGATCTGTACTAGAAACTGGACGAATTGGCATCCATTCAAAATAAGCCTGTAGAGCAGCTAATTTACGGTCCGAAAAAGCCCCTTCATTACTTTGATGGTTTTCCGCCCCCTCACGCCAAGCATCATTTGCCAACTCATGGTCATCCCAAATCACAATAAAAGGATGGCGCTGATGAGCTGCTTGCAAATCTTTATCTTGACGATAAAGCGCATAACGTTTGCGGTAATCATCTAATTTAATAATTTCTTTATTATTATCGGCAGGTAAATTACGGCCTAACTTGGTTGCATCTTCTGTCGCATAGCCATCTGCCCCATATTCATAAATATAGTCACCCAAGTGAATAATGACATCAACATTCTGTTTTGCCATTTCACGATAAACATAAAAGTAACCCGCAGGATAGTTAGAACAAGAACATACTGCAAAGCTCACTTTATTGGTGGATGTTGGTAATGTTTTCGTCTGCCCAACCGGTGAAACTTTATTACCAAATTTAAAACGGTAGTAGTACACCGTATCTGCTTGTAACCCAGCTGCATCAACTTTCACTGTAAAGTCATCAGTCTTGCTTGTTTCAACCATTCCCGTCTTTAAATTTTGTTTAAACTGATTATCGGTTGAAATTTCCCATACAACTTTTAAG
The window above is part of the Acinetobacter baumannii genome. Proteins encoded here:
- a CDS encoding alkaline phosphatase D family protein; amino-acid sequence: MSEKISRRELIQKSLLGFGALSIPVAFTGCNDGSDDESPEIQVDFLHGVASGDPLQDKVILWTRVTPTDSGVRLKVVWEISTDNQFKQNLKTGMVETSKTDDFTVKVDAAGLQADTVYYYRFKFGNKVSPVGQTKTLPTSTNKVSFAVCSCSNYPAGYFYVYREMAKQNVDVIIHLGDYIYEYGADGYATEDATKLGRNLPADNNKEIIKLDDYRKRYALYRQDKDLQAAHQRHPFIVIWDDHELANDAWREGAENHQSNEGAFSDRKLAALQAYFEWMPIRPVSSTDHLNIYRQFNFGSLVQLTMLDTRIIARDKQLAYADYMTTTGLDIAKFQADLTNPVRTLMGYTQRDWLVDKLKQSTATWNVVGQQVLMSKMWIPAELLASLGQITSGGTSPEALAKMNAQITELVALKLRLQQNDPTLTAQEKARIMTVSPYNLDAWDGYYAEREFVYDKLAEFNKKIIVLAGDTHNAWASYLYSQKGKYVGVELATSSVSSPGLEKYLSIPLTQLQQFEFAFTTLIDELVYCNLNQRGYLLVTLDQAQVHSEWRFVDSIKNTEYQIDSSRQNDIVLDLNLMPLKQGQKTA